A stretch of the Lonchura striata isolate bLonStr1 chromosome 17, bLonStr1.mat, whole genome shotgun sequence genome encodes the following:
- the LOC110476174 gene encoding protein-glutamine gamma-glutamyltransferase 6-like — MADLTPTHISWQPSVNAANHHTDRYANTELTVRRGQAFNITLYFNRPRQNGESLGFVTEIGPSPSESHRTRAAFDLSEAGGSGWSAAQGPSDAGAVTFTISSPANAVIGRYNLTLRVTSGNKIFSRYLGQFVLLFNPWCPGDDVYMSNENERQEYVLNENGIIFVGNARYIEARGWFYGQFQDLLNICLTMLDLSLYYRQDPAMDVSRRGDPKYVGRVISSMINGNDNDNGVLLGKWQGSFHSHENPSRWDGSVVILKKWRQDNYRPVQYGQCWVFAGVMCTVLRCLGIPTRLVSNFNSAHDADRNLSIDKYYDSSGRSLNITKDSTWDYHVWNESWFIRPDLGRSYNGWQVLDATPQEQSRGIFQCGPASVLAIKEGEIDLDYDTLFVYSEVNADCNRWIVYNDGTKKRVYCDTEIIGRSISTKAVGSNGRVDVTANYKYPEGSSEERRVYRKALGKLLGINVTEGHTEPPRGRSSETMRNPGIAGKFKLVEPPVFGKDINLVLVLNNLSSDRKSIRVDMSASTILYTRRAVTEILKAATSLELGPKQVRQVRVKIPYTHYGRYLTTDKRIQVTALCEVMRSHGLKLLVEKTIILEDTNIIIKVPRRVVVNKAVSLEISYANPLPEPVSRCVLLVTLMNQQVKINLARLAPRERSKIYFEFTPRRAGPLQLQVDFSCDKFSHVKGFVTLAVAPA, encoded by the exons ATGGCAG ACCTGACCCCAACACACATCAGCTGGCAGCCATCAGTGAATGCAGCCAACCACCACACGGACAGATATGCCAACACCGAGCTGACTGTGAGGCGAGGACAAGCCTTCAATATCACCCTGTACTTCAACAGACCCAGGCAGAATGGGGAGAGCCTAGGATTTGTCACTGAAATAG GGCCATCCCCCTCGGAGTCTCATCGCACAAGGGCAGCATTCGACCTCTCCGAGGCAGGGGGCAGTGGCTGGAGTGCTGCCCAAGGACCCAGCGACGCTGGCGCCGTGACCTTCACAATTTCCAGCCCAGCCAACGCTGTCATCGGGCGATACAACCTCACCCTCCGCGTCACCTCAGGGAACAAGATCTTCTCCAGATACCTGGGCCAGTTTGTGTTGCTCTTCAACCCCTGGTGCCCAG GTGATGATGTCTACATGTCCAATGAAAATGAGAGACAAGAATATGTTCtaaatgaaaatggaataatCTTTGTGGGCAATGCAAGGTACATTGAAGCAAGAGGGTGGTTTTATGGACAG TTTCAAGACCTCCTAAACATCTGCCTCACCATGCTTGATCTGAGCCTGTACTACCGTCAGGACCCGGCCATGGATGTGTCCCGCAGAGGAGATCCCAAATATGTGGGCCGAGTAATCAGTTCTATG ATCAATGGCAATGATAACGATAACGGAGTTCTGCTGGGGAAGTGGCAAGGAAGTTTCCACTCTCATGAGAACCCGTCCAGGTGGGATGGCAGCGTGGTGATCCTCAAGAAGTGGCGCCAGGACAACTACAGACCTGTTCAGTACGGCCAGTGCTGGGTGTTTGCAGGTGTGATGTGCACAG TTTTGAGGTGCTTGGGGATTCCAACTCGTTTGGTTTCAAATTTTAACTCTGCCCATGATGCGGATAGAAACCTGAGTATCGATAAGTACTATGACAGCTCTGGAAGGAGTCTTAATATCACCAAGGATTCCACATg GGATTACCATGTCTGGAACGAAAGCTGGTTCATTCGCCCAGATCTGGGAAGGTCATACAATGGATGGCAAGTTTTAGATGCAACTCCACAGGAACAAAGCAGAG GAATTTTTCAGTGTGGCCCTGCATCTGTCTTAGCCATCAAAGAAGGTGAAATAGACCTGGATTACGACACCTTGTTTGTGTACTCAGAGGTGAATGCCGACTGCAACAGATGGATTGTGTACAATGATGGAACCAAGAAAAGAGTTTATTGTGATACTGAAATCATTGGCAGGTCTATCAGCACCAAAGCTGTGGGCAGCAATGGCCGTGTGGATGTCACTGCTAACTACAAATATCCAGAAG GTTCTTCTGAGGAAAGGCGAGTCTACAGAAAGGCCTTGGGGAAGCTACTGGGAATAAATGTCACAGAAGGACACACAGAGCCTCCCAGGGGAAGATCTTCAGAGACAATGAGAAACCCTGGCATCGCTGGGAAATTCAAGCTGGTTGAACCTCCAGTTTTTGGCAAAGACATTAACCTGGTCCTGGTGCTCAACAACCTCTCCTCTGACCGCAAGAGCATCAGGGTGGACATGAGTGCCTCCACCATCCTGTACACAAGGAGAGCAGTGACAGAGATCCTGAAGGCAGCCACTTCTTTGGAGCTTGGTCCTAAACAAG TGAGGCAAGTCCGGGTGAAGATCCCCTACACTCATTATGGAAGATATCTGACCACTGACAAAAGGATCCAAGTCACTGCTTTGTGTGAAGTCATGCGCTCGCATGGGCTGAAGCTGCTGGTGGAGAAGACAATCATTTTAGAGGACACAAACATCATCATTAAG GTGCCCCGGAGGGTTGTGGTGAACAAagctgtgtccctggagatCTCCTACGCCAACCCGCTCCCGGAGCCCGTCAGCCGCTGCGTGCTGCTGGTCACTCTGATGAACCAGCAGGTCAAGATCAA tttggcACGACTGGCACCAAGGGAGAgatcaaaaatttattttgagttCACACCTCGGAGGGCTGGGCCCTTACAGCTGCAAGTAGACTTCTCGTGTGACAAATTTTCACATGTTAAGGGATTTGTAACACTTGCAGTAGCACCTGCATAA